The DNA region TTGACCGCTTCCGTATTCATGCCTTGGCTCCGATCAATGAGACGAAGATGTCCTCGAGAGAGGTTTGACGGGTCGAAAGGTCATCGAAGTGAAGCCCGGCTGCTTCCAACGCCTGCAGCAGGCGGCCCACATGCCCGTCATTCTTGTCGAGTTCATAACTGTAGACTAACTGGTCACCTGCCTCATTGAGTACCAGGTCCCAGGCAGACAGACTGTCGGGAACGGATGCGATCGGCTCCAGCAGATTAATCGCCAGCTGCTTCTTGCCGAGCTTGCGCATCAACGCGTCCTTGTTCTCGACCAGCAACAGGCGCCCCTTGTCGATCACCCCGATGCGATCGGCGATCTCCTGCGCTTCCTCGATATAGTGCGTGGTGAGGATGATGGTGACGCCCGTCTTCCGCAGTCGCTCCACGAGCTGCCACATATCCTTGCGGAGCGCCACATCGACGCCAGCCGTCGGCTCATCCAGGAACAGGATACGCGGCTCGTGCGACAGCGCCTTGGCGATCAGGACACGCCGCTTCATGCCCCCGGACAGTTCGCGCAGGGCATTGTTGCGTTTGTCGAACAGCGAGAGGTCGCGCAGGATCTGGTCGATGAGCGCCGGATTGGCCTTCTTGCCGTTCAGTCCGCGTGAAAAGCTGACGGTATTGAACACCGTCTCGAACATGTCGGTCGTCAGTTCCTGTGGCACCAGCCCGATCTCTCCTCGGGTCTTGCGGAACTCCGTCACCACATCATGACCGGCGACCGTGACGCTTCCAACGGAAGGATTTGTCATGCCGCAAATGATCGAAATCAGCGTCGTCTTCCCCGCGCCATTCGGCCCGAGCAGCGCCAGGATCTCGCCCTCCTCGATATCAAAGGTGACATCGTCGAGGGCCTTGAAGCCGTTGGCATAGGTTTTGGAAAGCGAGCGAATGGAGATGATCGGGGGCATGGAGCACTCGGTGAACGGGGAGCGAAACGCCTATATAGGCCCTTCCCGGTGATGCGCCAGAGCCAAGGGCGAGACGGTCTGTCCACGCTCGAAGACAATGCCCGATCCAACGCCGCCGGCCGCTCAAGCGGTCGACGGCCTATTTGATCCCCAGAACGTGAAGCTCAGGAAGTGTTGCCAGGCTACGCCTTACTTGATGCGCAGCTGGGCTGCCTTGATCTGCACCAGCGTGTCCAGGTTCTGGTTGACGCGGCAATAGAACTCTTCGTCGATGAAGGGGCGAAGCATGAAGTCGTTGCCGCCGACCTTCAGGAAGCGCGCAGACAAGAGACGATTGGTCGAGGAAGACACGCCGATGATCCGCAGCTCATGCGAACCACGCACCGCGCGAATGCGGCGCGTCAGCTCGAAGCCGTCGATGTCCGGCATGTTGTAATCGGTGACGACAAGCGCAACATCCGGGTTGGCTTTCAGGATCTCGATTGCCTTGGCGCCGCTTTCTGCCAGGCTGACACGGAAATTGTAACGCTTCAGACGACTGGAGAGCAGCGCGCGGGCCGTCGCGCTGTCGTCGACGATCAGCACGTGGTGGCGATGGTTGGTGAGGAAGCGATAGACCGACTCCGCCAGCATTTCGACCGCGAAGATATTGTCCTTCAGGATATAGTCGACAATGTCTTTGGCCAGCAGCTTCTCGCGGGTCTCGTCATGGAACGTGCCGGTGAAGACGATGGTCGGGATATTGCAGTCGATGAGATATTCGAGCGCCTCGCCGTTTTCCGCTCCCGGCAAGTTGATGTTCGAGATGGCGAGCGTGACCGGCTCTTCCGAGAGCTCGTTGGCCATCTGCAGATCCTCAAAGGTTCTGCAGATTTCGACATCGACGCCCATCAGTTCCTTCAAGCGCTGACTGATCATTTGAGTAAAGACGTTCGAGTCTTCTCCCAGGATGATCCGGACGTCGGGAAATGTTTCCCCGGAATACTGCATTCCGGATATGCCAAGGATAGCCATTGAAGGTGCCTTCTGTAAAATGTTCAACAGGAAGACATCTAACAGGCTTGTTTTTCGGAAGCGTTAACTGAGGCTTCTCAGAGGCTTGGCGGCACGAAAATAGTTAAGCGAGATAAAATATATAACCAAGGCGAGCAACGCACCAACGCATTGCACCCGTGCTGCCCGCCGTTACTTGACCGTCGCCACGCCGTCGTTGATCTCCACTGTTTCACCGCCAGCAAGACCGATGCGATCACCATTCGGAAGTGTGAGAAAGCAGCCGGAGGGGCAGATTGTTTCCGCCCCGCCCGCATCAAGCGGAACTTCCATTTTGTTGCCGTCTTCGACAACGATCAGCACGACGGACGAAGGGCCGGCATTGTGCACCGAAGCCGCGAATGCCGATCCGGCAGCGAGCACAGAAACGACCACACCAAACGCACACGTCATCACGCGCATTGTCATGCCTGCAGCGAAGCCGAAGCCCCGTCCCTTGCCAAATGCGACCGAGAAGATTTCGATCACTCATGCCCCTCTTATGCCGCATTACGCCTGAATGGCGGCTGAATGCGGCGTTCATGGCAAGAGTTTGTCATCATCCGGTGCTGCTGGCAATTCGTCCGGCTCAGCCATTCGCCCGCCCTCCGTTTTCGCCCGCCGCCTCACCAGCACCTGGCGATCCTGCTCGCGCACATGCAGCATGACGTCCTGATGCGGGTAAGGCATGACGATACCACGCGCACGGAAGGCCTGCAGGATTTCCATGCGGACGCGATTGCGAACATTGAGCCCCTCACTCATGTCGGCCAAGTGAAACCGGAGCTCGAAATCGAGCGATGAGGCACCGAAACGGAGGAATTCGACGTGCGGTTCGGGATTACGCAGGATGTCGGGCATCCCGTTCACCACCTCCAACAACACATCGATCACCTCCTGCGGATCCGCGTCATAGGCGACGCTGACCGGGATTTCCGACCGCTGTACGCGGTTGCGATGGGTCCAGTTGCCGAGCGGCGTATTGATCAGCTCCGAGTTGGGCACGATGATCGACTGACGCCGGAAGGTCTCGATTTCCGTTGCGCGCACCGAGATCCGTTTCACAATGCCTTCATTGACCCCGGTAATGACGTGGTCGCCCACCTTGAAAGGCCGCTCGACGAGCAGGATCAGGCCGGAGACGAAGTTTGATACGATGTTCTGCAGGCCAAAACCAATACCGAGTGAAAGAGCACCGGCAACGAGCGCCAGGCTCGACAGATCGATACCTGCGGCGGAAATGCCGACGATTCCCGCGATGCCTGTGCCGAGGTAACCAACTCCCATCTTGACGGAATTGCGTACGCCGCCATCGACCTGCGATCGCGCCATGACATTCCCGTCAAGCCATTTCTGGAACCAGCGGGTGAGCATCAGTCCGATGACGAACAACAACAGGCCGCCGAGAATTCCGAAGATCGAGATGCGGATCGTGCCGATGTTGATTTCAGTAAACAGGTTGAACAGCCAGAGCTGCATGTCGCGCAGCTGGAACCCCCACGACATCAGGATCAGCGGCAAGCCGGCGACAAGGGCGAACATGTAGATGAGCAGACCGGCAGCAATGCCGCTCTGATCAAGCCCCACCGGGCCGAGTTTGAAGCGGCGTGCAATGTAGCGGCCGACGCGCGTCTCGCCGAACTGGTTCGGCGCCGAGATCGCCTTGCCTGAAAGTATGCCGATATACATGGTCGCGACCACTGCTCCGGTAACGATGAGCTGGGTCGCGAGGAAGCGCGAAAGACCGATATAGCCGATGCCTGCCAAAATGATCAGAAGAACACCGGTCGCCCGCAGGGTCACGGCAGCAGCCCGTGGCCACGGGCGACCCGGCGCATTGGGGTCGCCCTTGTCGGAGAGAACCGGCCGCAGGAATGAGACGAAGAACAACAGGAAACCGACGATCACCGAAGAGGCAAGACTCTTCATCACGGTGAGCACGACAGGCGAACTATAAGTGTCGCTGATGACCGCGAGCAGGTAATCCAGTCCGTTGACCACCGCCATCAGGAAGATGGCGATGGAGACGTCCCGTGCCCCCTTGTTCGACAGCTTCACCAAGCGCCAGTTCGCCGCAGACGGCGCAAGGACCGCCCCAGAAACGGCGGTAACGAAGAAGACGAGACCGATCAGAGCGAAGAAGGCGGCGGCGATCGGCGCGATATCCGGACGCAGAACATTGAATGTGTCGAGCAGGAAATAGGCCGATGCAAGAAAGAAGCTCAGCGCCATGGACGGCAGGATCGTCGACCAGAAAGCGACCGAGAACCGGCTCATATAGGACGGATCCTCGACGGCGAGGTCCCGCTGCTTGATGTGCTTGAAAAAACGCTTCTCGACATAGAGGATGACCGAGGCGAGTGCCAGCGACAGAAGGAGCGCCAGCGTCAGTGGCACGGCTTTGAACTTCACCACAAAGACGAGCCAGCTGCTGATACTGCGCCGGACTCGCTCGGCATCGCTCCAGAACGATCCGGTCGCCTCGTCGAACACCTGACCATTGATCTCGGTATGGGCAAAGAGCGCATTGGTGAAGATTGCGCGGCGGATGTCGGAAATACGGTCCGACAGCGATTTCGCCTCGATCGACAGGTCTTCCGCCTGCCCCGTGATGGCATTGATCTCCGCGCGCGCCGCGTTGAGCCGGCTGCGTTCGTCAGTGACGCTCGCCGCCTCCGGCGGCTGGCCGTCGGCTGGCGCGGAACCGAGCTCCGTCAGCCGCGTCTGGACGTCGTTCAGCCGCGGCCTGAGATCGACGGAAACCTGCAGAACATCGCGGACCAGCGCATCGACTTTGACCTTGAGTTCAGCCAGAAGCGAATCGTCCTGCTCGTGCTTGTCCACCTGCTCGCGCAATTGTCCGAGCTGTTTCTTGGCGGCAGCCAGACGCTCGCCAGCCGCAGCCAGTTGTTCATCCCGCGTAGGCTCGGGTGCCACCGGCGGCTCTGCCGCACGAGGCTGTGCCGCAGGCACGGCGGTCTGGTCTGTCGCGGACGGCGCGGCCGCCGGCGGCGCATCGCTCGCGGCGGCGGGCGGAGCCGGATCCTGTTGCTGTGCCGAGACACCGTCGGGCGAGACGGCAATCCAGAGGAAGAAGCTTGCAAGGCACAGGGCAAGGGCGTGTCGGGGCGGGCGCAGTCGATACAAGGGGAGGTCCAGTCATGGATGACGATGGCGCGACAATAGGACCAGTTATAGGCAAAAGAAAGAACGGCTTACATCCAATGCCGCAACGGGCGCCGGTGGTGGCCGACACCCGTCAATCGCGGGAATGTTCAGACGCTAGTCTGCCGCAGCGCCTCGAAGCGCACGACCTGCTCTTCAATCAACGCTCGCTCCTTATCGCGGCGGACGAAGACCTTGAACATTGCCTTGCCGTCTGCATTCATGAACCACACCGAGCACGAACGTCGACCATGGAAGCCACGATCGACAAAGGCGATCGAAACACATCGTTCCTTGCGGATATGCCCGCCGATCGGGCTGTCGCCATGAATGTTGAACCAGCCATGACCCTCGCTGCCATCGGGCAGACTGCCCTCGACTTCAAGGACGATATCCTCGGTATGCACGATCATCAGGATGTCGCCCCAGGTCGACAGATCCTTCCAAATCGGCTCCCAGCGCTCCGCCGGAACGACGATAGCCGCACCGTCTGGAAGAACAGCCAGAACCTCGGCCGGAGTCACATCGGCCTTGGCCGCGATCTGTTCGATTACACCATCGGGTTTCTCGGCAAGCGCCGCAAGCGCCCGATCTCGGCGCTCGGGTGTTGAGAGGGACAATTCGCTCATTGCAGGATCAAGCCGCTTCGACTTCGGCGCGCTTGCCGGAGCGATCTTCATGGATGATCACGTCGAAGCCTTCGAAATGTGGGCCAGACAGATACTGGACCTTGCTTTCGCCGGCGCGCGCATGGGCGGCCCGGAACTGCTCGGACTTCGTCCAGGCCAGAAAGTCCGCCTGCGTCTCCCAGACCGTGTGGGAAGCGTAGAGCGTATGGTCCTCGGCCTTCGGGCCTTTCAGCATGTGAAACTCGACATAGCCTGGCATCTCTGCGAGCCGGCCCTGGCGCGAGCGCCACTGGTTTTCAAAGGCCTCTTCAAAGCCCGGAACGACGCGAAAACGGTTCATCGCAATGTACATGGAGTGACTACCTCTCTTGAAACCTCGGGTGGTGGACACGGCAGCGCACGCGCCGGAATGCCGAGTATGACGGCATCGCCTGACAAATGGAACAACCGCGATATCTTGCCTTGGTAGATAAACTTGGCTATCACAGTCAAGTTATTTGTCGCGGCAGCAGCCCGGCAAGATTTTTCCATTCCGAGGTGCCGGAGACAGTGAGCTGTCCTCCCGATAGAGCGTCTGTAAGCATAGGTAA from Rhizobium glycinendophyticum includes:
- a CDS encoding response regulator, translating into MAILGISGMQYSGETFPDVRIILGEDSNVFTQMISQRLKELMGVDVEICRTFEDLQMANELSEEPVTLAISNINLPGAENGEALEYLIDCNIPTIVFTGTFHDETREKLLAKDIVDYILKDNIFAVEMLAESVYRFLTNHRHHVLIVDDSATARALLSSRLKRYNFRVSLAESGAKAIEILKANPDVALVVTDYNMPDIDGFELTRRIRAVRGSHELRIIGVSSSTNRLLSARFLKVGGNDFMLRPFIDEEFYCRVNQNLDTLVQIKAAQLRIK
- the hutX gene encoding heme utilization cystosolic carrier protein HutX — translated: MSELSLSTPERRDRALAALAEKPDGVIEQIAAKADVTPAEVLAVLPDGAAIVVPAERWEPIWKDLSTWGDILMIVHTEDIVLEVEGSLPDGSEGHGWFNIHGDSPIGGHIRKERCVSIAFVDRGFHGRRSCSVWFMNADGKAMFKVFVRRDKERALIEEQVVRFEALRQTSV
- a CDS encoding mechanosensitive ion channel family protein yields the protein MYRLRPPRHALALCLASFFLWIAVSPDGVSAQQQDPAPPAAASDAPPAAAPSATDQTAVPAAQPRAAEPPVAPEPTRDEQLAAAGERLAAAKKQLGQLREQVDKHEQDDSLLAELKVKVDALVRDVLQVSVDLRPRLNDVQTRLTELGSAPADGQPPEAASVTDERSRLNAARAEINAITGQAEDLSIEAKSLSDRISDIRRAIFTNALFAHTEINGQVFDEATGSFWSDAERVRRSISSWLVFVVKFKAVPLTLALLLSLALASVILYVEKRFFKHIKQRDLAVEDPSYMSRFSVAFWSTILPSMALSFFLASAYFLLDTFNVLRPDIAPIAAAFFALIGLVFFVTAVSGAVLAPSAANWRLVKLSNKGARDVSIAIFLMAVVNGLDYLLAVISDTYSSPVVLTVMKSLASSVIVGFLLFFVSFLRPVLSDKGDPNAPGRPWPRAAAVTLRATGVLLIILAGIGYIGLSRFLATQLIVTGAVVATMYIGILSGKAISAPNQFGETRVGRYIARRFKLGPVGLDQSGIAAGLLIYMFALVAGLPLILMSWGFQLRDMQLWLFNLFTEINIGTIRISIFGILGGLLLFVIGLMLTRWFQKWLDGNVMARSQVDGGVRNSVKMGVGYLGTGIAGIVGISAAGIDLSSLALVAGALSLGIGFGLQNIVSNFVSGLILLVERPFKVGDHVITGVNEGIVKRISVRATEIETFRRQSIIVPNSELINTPLGNWTHRNRVQRSEIPVSVAYDADPQEVIDVLLEVVNGMPDILRNPEPHVEFLRFGASSLDFELRFHLADMSEGLNVRNRVRMEILQAFRARGIVMPYPHQDVMLHVREQDRQVLVRRRAKTEGGRMAEPDELPAAPDDDKLLP
- a CDS encoding ABC transporter ATP-binding protein, with amino-acid sequence MPPIISIRSLSKTYANGFKALDDVTFDIEEGEILALLGPNGAGKTTLISIICGMTNPSVGSVTVAGHDVVTEFRKTRGEIGLVPQELTTDMFETVFNTVSFSRGLNGKKANPALIDQILRDLSLFDKRNNALRELSGGMKRRVLIAKALSHEPRILFLDEPTAGVDVALRKDMWQLVERLRKTGVTIILTTHYIEEAQEIADRIGVIDKGRLLLVENKDALMRKLGKKQLAINLLEPIASVPDSLSAWDLVLNEAGDQLVYSYELDKNDGHVGRLLQALEAAGLHFDDLSTRQTSLEDIFVSLIGAKA
- a CDS encoding antibiotic biosynthesis monooxygenase family protein produces the protein MYIAMNRFRVVPGFEEAFENQWRSRQGRLAEMPGYVEFHMLKGPKAEDHTLYASHTVWETQADFLAWTKSEQFRAAHARAGESKVQYLSGPHFEGFDVIIHEDRSGKRAEVEAA